One region of Petroclostridium xylanilyticum genomic DNA includes:
- a CDS encoding gamma-glutamylcyclotransferase family protein, producing the protein MSKKYFAYGSCTNVESFKETMRNAGCEGKFDICGVGILNGYRLAFTRFSNKWEGGVLDIIESPEDYVLGVVYNIPEEAVSAIDAREGDPYHYRRIDDIKVELGYEQIEVFTYTVVDKQMGEIQPTVEYFNVVYKGMEHRFPLEYVNKYLIDHCKNRFGMCCVKARHNRL; encoded by the coding sequence ATAAGTAAAAAGTATTTTGCTTATGGAAGTTGTACAAATGTTGAGTCATTCAAGGAAACTATGAGGAATGCAGGATGTGAAGGCAAATTTGATATTTGCGGAGTTGGCATACTCAATGGCTATCGGCTGGCTTTCACAAGGTTTTCCAACAAATGGGAAGGAGGCGTCTTAGATATAATAGAATCGCCTGAGGATTATGTCTTAGGTGTGGTTTATAATATTCCGGAAGAGGCAGTATCAGCAATAGATGCAAGAGAGGGTGATCCTTATCATTACAGGAGAATAGATGATATTAAAGTTGAATTGGGATATGAACAGATAGAGGTATTTACATACACGGTAGTTGATAAGCAAATGGGGGAAATCCAACCTACAGTAGAATATTTTAATGTGGTATACAAAGGCATGGAGCATCGTTTCCCTCTGGAATATGTAAACAAATATTTAATCGATCACTGCAAAAACCGATTTGGAATGTGCTGCGTGAAAGCTCGGCATAACAGGTTATAG
- a CDS encoding Fic/DOC family N-terminal domain-containing protein, whose protein sequence is MADEKVKLLPPDAELETKRVLKQLARSHRALAELKGFADMIPNKNILINAVTINEAKDSSEIENIITTHDELFKAMSLENYNNPAAKEVVNYRTALWHGYELVKEKQILITNMIVEIQQLIEKNRAGIRKLSGTVLKNESTGEVVYTPASGSSVCFEDEGRERRSVVNLSMAAR, encoded by the coding sequence ATGGCTGATGAAAAAGTAAAACTTTTACCGCCAGATGCAGAACTTGAAACTAAAAGAGTATTAAAACAACTTGCAAGATCCCATAGAGCATTAGCGGAACTCAAAGGTTTTGCAGATATGATACCAAATAAAAATATTCTTATAAATGCTGTAACTATCAATGAAGCCAAAGACAGCTCTGAAATCGAGAATATTATTACAACACATGATGAACTATTTAAAGCAATGTCCCTAGAGAATTATAATAACCCGGCAGCAAAAGAAGTGGTAAACTACAGAACTGCACTTTGGCATGGTTATGAGTTGGTAAAGGAGAAACAAATCCTAATAACCAATATGATTGTTGAAATTCAGCAGTTAATTGAGAAAAATCGTGCTGGGATAAGAAAACTTTCGGGCACTGTACTGAAAAATGAATCTACCGGGGAAGTGGTATATACTCCCGCTAGTGGAAGCAGTGTTTGTTTTGAAGACGAAGGTAGAGAGAGGAGAAGTGTTGTAAATTTGAGTATGGCAGCAAGATGA
- a CDS encoding DUF429 domain-containing protein: MANRVKAINENIYYNVDRLHIAIAENKQVSFKYFDYDIKKEKRYRKNGELYFVSPYALSWDDENYYLITFSEKYNDFTHYRVDRMTNIEIVDQLRPDLIVKKELGKKGSSIFEVPCRQAVYAEDKKVARERNIAILGKSLSEQTLGIAKAIKQVDEFLQSKPQWKNGLLESHPEFCFSKLNNNQPILEHKTSTEGQQKRLGILREYYPKADQVVEKFLADVPYRKKIDDVVDALCLAVMGKVILEKGLKTIPEKPMMGAKGIIMQIVYAE; this comes from the coding sequence GTGGCAAACAGGGTTAAGGCTATTAATGAAAACATTTATTATAATGTGGACAGGCTTCATATCGCAATTGCAGAGAATAAGCAGGTATCTTTCAAGTATTTTGACTACGATATTAAAAAAGAAAAGAGATATAGAAAGAATGGAGAACTTTATTTTGTAAGTCCTTATGCTTTATCCTGGGATGATGAAAATTATTATCTTATTACCTTCTCAGAAAAATATAATGATTTCACCCATTATCGAGTTGACAGAATGACGAATATTGAAATTGTAGATCAGCTACGCCCAGATCTGATTGTGAAAAAGGAGCTTGGTAAGAAAGGCTCAAGCATATTTGAAGTTCCTTGCAGACAGGCAGTATATGCAGAAGATAAGAAAGTAGCAAGGGAGCGAAACATTGCTATTTTAGGAAAAAGCCTCTCTGAACAAACCTTGGGTATAGCCAAAGCAATAAAGCAAGTTGATGAATTCTTGCAAAGCAAACCTCAGTGGAAAAACGGGCTTCTTGAAAGCCATCCGGAATTTTGTTTTTCAAAGCTTAATAACAATCAGCCAATTCTTGAGCATAAAACATCTACCGAAGGTCAACAAAAACGTCTTGGAATACTCAGAGAATATTATCCTAAAGCAGATCAAGTTGTAGAGAAATTTTTAGCCGATGTCCCATATAGAAAGAAAATTGACGATGTGGTAGATGCCTTATGTCTGGCAGTGATGGGGAAAGTAATCCTTGAAAAAGGTCTTAAAACTATTCCGGAAAAACCAATGATGGGCGCTAAAGGAATTATAATGCAAATAGTTTATGCAGAGTAA
- a CDS encoding gamma-glutamylcyclotransferase family protein: MLAGNKIVKGEVIEPVDENLLKSLDRLEGYVEGRSNNLYVRDIKNILTEDGEEMVCWVYIYTDERYAQDNGILVPDGDWRKFMEERGELI, encoded by the coding sequence TTGTTAGCAGGAAATAAAATAGTAAAAGGTGAAGTCATAGAACCTGTTGATGAGAATCTTTTGAAATCTCTGGACAGGTTGGAGGGCTATGTTGAAGGGAGAAGCAATAATCTATACGTGAGAGATATAAAGAACATATTGACAGAGGACGGGGAAGAGATGGTCTGTTGGGTATATATCTACACTGATGAGAGATATGCGCAAGATAATGGAATCCTGGTGCCGGATGGAGACTGGAGAAAGTTCATGGAAGAGAGAGGAGAATTGATATAA
- a CDS encoding chemotaxis protein CheC, translated as MKINDLKYDILKEIFNIGVGKAASMLSEIIDKKILLDVPKIEFLYLKDQNLKLNVHLPNVLKGTLMISSIKFGEKLTGKANLIFPAMKMRKLINL; from the coding sequence ATGAAAATAAATGATCTGAAATATGATATCCTCAAAGAAATATTTAATATAGGTGTCGGCAAGGCGGCTTCCATGCTTTCTGAGATAATCGACAAAAAAATACTATTAGATGTGCCTAAGATAGAATTTTTATACCTGAAAGACCAAAATTTAAAGTTAAATGTTCATCTTCCAAATGTTTTAAAAGGGACATTAATGATATCATCAATTAAATTTGGTGAAAAATTGACAGGAAAAGCAAATTTGATTTTCCCGGCTATGAAAATGAGAAAGTTAATAAACCTATAA
- a CDS encoding ATP-binding protein → MVEIFDDRVEISNPGSLPHGMTLEDFGKRSMTRNPTIASLLHRIHYIEKMGTGINRMKEACKEAGIPEPEFEITGFFTTIFRRKTSGNIGINIGIDDEKSIFNDKKSPLVFYENIKRLR, encoded by the coding sequence ATGGTTGAGATTTTTGATGACCGGGTTGAAATCAGCAATCCTGGTTCCCTGCCTCACGGTATGACTTTAGAGGATTTCGGGAAAAGAAGTATGACAAGGAATCCTACCATTGCTTCCTTATTGCACCGTATTCACTATATAGAGAAAATGGGAACAGGTATTAATAGGATGAAGGAAGCCTGTAAAGAAGCTGGAATACCTGAACCGGAGTTTGAAATAACAGGCTTTTTCACAACTATATTCCGCAGAAAAACTTCGGGAAACATCGGTATAAACATCGGTATAGACGATGAAAAGTCAATATTTAATGACAAAAAGTCACCGCTGGTATTTTATGAAAATATTAAGCGTCTGCGGTAA
- a CDS encoding type II toxin-antitoxin system VapC family toxin, whose protein sequence is MEKVYIETTIPSYATARFSRDIVIAARQQTSREWWDTARFKYDLYISEVVIAECRMGDPEAAKRRLDLISGIKILKLTDDISRLADEYIKLLDIPEKARLDAYHLAFAVISEMDYLLTWNCTHMAQGEIMSKLRNYNRKNNLFEPILLTPDELMGRDNYGV, encoded by the coding sequence ATGGAGAAAGTTTATATAGAAACAACAATACCGAGTTATGCTACTGCCAGATTCAGCAGGGATATCGTTATTGCTGCCAGGCAGCAGACATCAAGGGAGTGGTGGGATACTGCAAGATTTAAGTACGATTTATATATTTCGGAAGTAGTCATTGCAGAATGCCGTATGGGCGACCCGGAAGCAGCAAAGAGAAGGCTGGACTTGATTTCCGGTATTAAAATATTGAAGCTGACAGATGATATAAGCAGGCTTGCCGATGAGTACATTAAATTGTTGGATATACCTGAGAAGGCAAGGCTTGATGCGTACCATCTTGCATTTGCGGTAATAAGTGAGATGGACTATCTTCTCACATGGAACTGTACACATATGGCTCAAGGCGAGATAATGTCGAAGCTGCGAAACTACAACCGGAAGAATAACTTGTTTGAACCGATATTGCTAACGCCTGATGAATTGATGGGGAGGGATAATTATGGCGTATAG
- a CDS encoding response regulator → MEKILIIEDCHLVRLQIKKVLEESGFSNIVELSSANVISQRPHFYLNDVSLIILDIGLPGISGIDFAKQLRDHPVYCNIPIIFISGHSDYKTVQDAIEAGGIDYIAKPFKFDFLAKRIEKVMETFYGEIKGKKEDDKTKIEEVIINEYDRANRASKPLCILLFQGEKNYLDEASSMIKQTVRKIDSVFTKEDKIYVVLPLTEEKNLTIVINKIQNKLLQSHINLTLKKEVSFEPSSGKTLDDLKKELFDEK, encoded by the coding sequence ATGGAAAAAATACTGATCATTGAAGATTGTCATCTTGTTCGATTACAAATTAAAAAAGTATTAGAGGAAAGTGGTTTTTCAAATATTGTAGAATTAAGTTCTGCTAATGTAATCAGTCAAAGACCACATTTTTATCTGAATGATGTCAGCCTTATCATTTTAGATATAGGATTGCCAGGGATTAGTGGGATTGATTTTGCAAAGCAACTGAGAGATCATCCAGTATATTGCAATATTCCCATTATATTCATTTCTGGGCATAGCGATTACAAAACTGTACAAGATGCTATCGAAGCTGGTGGAATAGACTATATTGCAAAACCATTCAAATTTGATTTTCTTGCGAAACGAATAGAAAAAGTTATGGAGACTTTTTATGGGGAAATAAAGGGTAAGAAAGAAGATGATAAAACAAAAATAGAGGAAGTTATAATAAATGAATATGATCGGGCAAATCGAGCTAGTAAACCATTGTGTATTTTGCTGTTTCAAGGAGAAAAAAACTATTTGGATGAGGCAAGTTCTATGATTAAGCAGACTGTTCGTAAAATTGATAGTGTATTTACAAAGGAAGATAAAATATATGTGGTCTTACCGCTAACAGAAGAAAAAAATTTGACCATTGTTATTAACAAAATACAAAATAAATTACTACAAAGCCACATCAATTTGACGTTGAAAAAAGAAGTCTCATTTGAACCGTCATCAGGAAAGACATTGGATGATTTAAAGAAAGAGTTGTTTGATGAAAAATGA
- a CDS encoding PBECR2 nuclease fold domain-containing protein, with protein sequence MDKRKIGEINQRVIELLGLDIQPGTPIIIGQQNIDHMLSQHPEDYKRYGGRIEEIIENPTYVSKNPRQESIEYIKVFEMDGKHVLLAVRVSGKGVYFARTLFVMSEEKVRKYREKNALFLYNENLNE encoded by the coding sequence ATGGACAAAAGAAAAATAGGAGAGATTAACCAGAGAGTTATTGAATTGCTTGGTCTTGATATTCAACCTGGCACACCAATAATAATTGGACAACAAAATATTGACCACATGTTGAGTCAGCACCCGGAAGACTATAAAAGGTATGGTGGTAGGATAGAAGAGATAATTGAAAACCCAACATATGTTTCAAAAAATCCAAGACAAGAATCTATTGAATACATTAAAGTTTTTGAAATGGATGGAAAGCATGTTTTGCTTGCAGTAAGAGTATCTGGAAAAGGAGTATACTTTGCTAGAACACTTTTTGTTATGAGTGAAGAAAAAGTACGTAAATACAGAGAGAAAAATGCATTATTCCTTTATAATGAAAATTTAAATGAGTAA
- a CDS encoding response regulator transcription factor, which translates to MKKILIVDDSIFSQKITSNLIRQFLNNAEIYFSSDGKEGFKTYKEINPDYVFIDLLMPNLNGKDLIKKIRDYDADAKIIVLTADVQKNVREEIEKYNVLSFINKPFNEEKAKTVCDMIRNDKL; encoded by the coding sequence ATGAAAAAAATTTTAATAGTAGATGACTCTATTTTTTCACAAAAAATTACATCCAACTTAATAAGACAGTTTTTGAATAATGCAGAAATTTATTTCTCAAGTGATGGAAAAGAAGGTTTTAAAACTTATAAGGAAATTAATCCGGATTATGTGTTCATAGATTTGCTAATGCCTAATTTAAACGGTAAGGATTTGATAAAGAAAATACGAGATTATGATGCTGATGCAAAAATAATCGTACTTACTGCAGATGTTCAAAAAAATGTAAGAGAGGAAATAGAAAAATATAATGTATTATCATTTATAAACAAACCATTTAATGAAGAAAAAGCAAAAACTGTATGTGATATGATAAGGAATGATAAATTATGA
- a CDS encoding transposase zinc-binding domain-containing protein, protein MKTKGIIKQIFQEHFNRFWEAKKEKFPEKMREHLLSEVLKMLHCGDVTLGFVAYICMQCFEKIKVGFSCKSRFCNKCGKKYISGRIYREADDAHTAKAF, encoded by the coding sequence ATGAAGACAAAAGGGATTATCAAACAAATATTTCAAGAACATTTTAATAGATTTTGGGAAGCTAAGAAAGAAAAGTTTCCAGAGAAAATGAGAGAACACTTACTCAGTGAAGTCTTAAAAATGCTACATTGTGGAGATGTGACGTTAGGTTTTGTAGCATATATTTGCATGCAATGTTTTGAGAAGATTAAAGTAGGCTTTAGTTGCAAAAGTAGGTTTTGCAATAAGTGTGGGAAAAAATATATAAGTGGAAGAATTTATAGGGAAGCTGATGATGCACATACCGCCAAAGCATTTTAA
- a CDS encoding DUF4411 family protein: MGDKLFKTYREQIEILRSRGLKVDKGAIGVLQTENYYNVINGYKDLFLEIASPEEKFKDGADFDEIYALYEFDRELRFIFLKQLLKLETNIKSVTAYKFSEKYGHGMDVQDIFKVEHFQVIISGKNLLSGKPVADPFVIAKAKIIDGTVITNEANKPNGAKIPNICERFNVKCINLEQFMEVEGWSF; the protein is encoded by the coding sequence ATGGGGGACAAGCTGTTTAAAACTTATCGTGAGCAGATAGAGATACTCAGAAGTAGGGGATTGAAAGTTGATAAAGGAGCCATAGGAGTTCTTCAAACCGAAAATTATTATAATGTTATAAATGGCTACAAAGACCTGTTTCTGGAAATTGCATCACCCGAAGAGAAATTTAAGGATGGTGCCGACTTTGATGAAATCTATGCACTTTATGAGTTTGATAGGGAACTGCGTTTTATATTTTTAAAGCAGCTTTTAAAGCTGGAGACCAATATCAAGTCTGTGACTGCATATAAATTCTCGGAGAAGTACGGACATGGGATGGATGTTCAGGACATATTTAAAGTAGAGCACTTCCAAGTAATAATATCCGGAAAGAACCTACTAAGCGGTAAGCCAGTAGCAGACCCATTCGTTATTGCGAAAGCAAAAATAATTGACGGTACAGTCATTACAAATGAAGCTAATAAACCCAATGGAGCAAAGATACCGAACATCTGTGAGCGATTCAATGTTAAGTGTATTAACCTTGAACAATTCATGGAAGTTGAAGGATGGAGCTTCTAA
- a CDS encoding C39 family peptidase: MYFNQADKRWADRPYGKTGTIGTSGCGPTSLAMVVSSLLGHSSQRMTGDSRGVSPYPVVDPVQMSEWVYKNGYRCEGNGSYHSLISDGARHFGLKAEGCTANEPQKIVDALANGKLVVAIMGNLRIQRRLFIPAVFLFGRGFKVKSYEVCAAEIIAYFLKRCYTLIIHHFLLAAHSGEAANAALPPQALTYFNGKGIPRICRRVSAFFVIKEIACAKFLWISIGKGYRILR; the protein is encoded by the coding sequence GTGTATTTCAATCAGGCTGACAAAAGATGGGCAGATAGGCCTTATGGGAAGACCGGAACCATCGGCACGAGCGGCTGTGGGCCGACATCACTGGCAATGGTGGTTTCAAGCTTACTGGGACATTCCTCACAGAGGATGACCGGCGATAGCAGAGGAGTGTCCCCTTACCCGGTTGTTGATCCGGTTCAAATGAGTGAATGGGTATATAAAAACGGATATCGTTGTGAGGGGAATGGTTCATACCATAGTCTCATTTCTGACGGAGCAAGGCATTTCGGATTAAAAGCGGAGGGCTGTACTGCAAATGAGCCGCAGAAAATTGTTGATGCTCTGGCAAACGGAAAACTTGTTGTTGCCATTATGGGAAATTTGCGCATCCAGCGCCGCCTTTTCATCCCTGCGGTATTCCTCTTTGGGCGTGGTTTCAAAGTCAAAAGCTACGAGGTTTGCGCCGCAGAGATAATCGCTTATTTCTTGAAGCGTTGTTACACATTGATAATCCATCATTTCCTCCTTGCCGCCCATAGCGGGGAGGCGGCAAACGCCGCACTCCCGCCACAGGCTTTGACTTATTTCAACGGTAAGGGCATTCCTCGCATATGCCGCAGGGTGTCGGCTTTTTTTGTTATTAAGGAAATAGCTTGCGCAAAATTTCTGTGGATAAGTATTGGCAAAGGATATAGGATTTTGAGATAA
- a CDS encoding FIST signal transduction protein codes for MFINLDREGTVERLKYLLKQAADDENTSGVLILACDANGFTPEKVDEVLKQCKKTVFGGIFPQILFDKEIFEKGTVVAGISQPVSTAVIRDISDISTDLDAIIEQTFEWQSLENKTMFVFMDGLSQHISALIESMFNCWGLLPNYIGGGAGSLTFERKPCVFTGEGLLKDAAVFALADIKSGVGVAHGWKPVTGPLKVTEADRNTIISLNWRPAFEVYRETVEKISGKSFDNTDFFQLAKGFPFGIVKMAEEMVVRDPIALDGGRLICVGEVPLNSFVYILKGDKDSLIAGAAKARQLAEASYWKTVNGKKEKPLTTFFVDCVSRVLFLQSDFNEELEAVYAGYPLLGVLTIGEIANTGKDYLEFYNKTSVIGLLED; via the coding sequence ATGTTTATAAATTTAGACAGGGAAGGTACTGTGGAAAGGTTGAAGTATCTGTTAAAACAGGCAGCTGATGATGAGAATACATCGGGAGTTCTCATTCTGGCTTGTGATGCCAACGGCTTTACTCCTGAAAAGGTTGATGAAGTTTTAAAACAGTGTAAAAAAACAGTATTTGGAGGAATTTTTCCTCAGATTTTATTTGATAAAGAAATATTCGAGAAGGGAACCGTTGTTGCTGGTATCAGTCAACCTGTAAGTACTGCGGTGATTAGAGATATCAGTGACATATCTACTGATCTGGACGCAATCATAGAACAAACTTTTGAATGGCAATCTCTTGAAAATAAAACGATGTTTGTCTTTATGGATGGACTTAGCCAACATATCTCTGCCCTAATTGAGAGCATGTTTAATTGTTGGGGGCTTCTCCCGAATTATATTGGTGGTGGTGCCGGTTCACTGACATTTGAAAGGAAGCCCTGTGTTTTTACCGGGGAAGGATTATTAAAAGATGCGGCAGTTTTTGCCCTGGCAGATATAAAAAGCGGGGTAGGGGTTGCTCATGGCTGGAAGCCTGTGACAGGTCCACTGAAAGTAACGGAAGCAGACCGCAATACAATAATTTCACTGAACTGGCGTCCGGCATTTGAAGTATATCGGGAAACGGTGGAAAAAATATCCGGGAAATCTTTTGACAATACTGATTTCTTCCAACTGGCGAAAGGGTTTCCCTTTGGGATTGTAAAAATGGCAGAAGAAATGGTGGTTCGAGATCCTATTGCGCTGGATGGCGGCAGGTTGATTTGTGTCGGAGAAGTTCCTTTGAATTCTTTTGTCTATATATTAAAAGGAGATAAAGACTCTTTGATTGCTGGTGCAGCCAAAGCCCGTCAATTGGCTGAAGCATCCTATTGGAAAACAGTCAATGGGAAAAAAGAAAAACCTCTAACTACCTTTTTTGTGGACTGTGTTTCCAGGGTTCTCTTTCTCCAGTCTGATTTTAATGAAGAACTGGAAGCAGTGTATGCAGGATATCCGCTTCTGGGGGTGTTGACTATAGGGGAGATTGCTAATACGGGAAAAGATTATCTTGAATTTTATAATAAGACTTCAGTCATCGGATTGTTGGAGGATTAA